In Streptomyces durocortorensis, a genomic segment contains:
- a CDS encoding TetR/AcrR family transcriptional regulator: MVSASDGVKNPARTSVWLDRRTPSRSRRSESPAGLDRNRITEASVRLLDAEGLARFSMRRLAAELDVTAMSLYWYVDTKDDLLELALDSVYAEITPPTEDADWRVRLREFARSYRELLVRHIWISPLAGTFLNIGPNSMLCSYAVQDIIRATGLPLERQTGALSAVFQFVYGFGTVEGHFKARCDATGMTQDQYHQQAMGTIRSLPHLRQIVEASDALMAARGGDTVEEMRERDFVFALDLLIAGIEAMRDRASAAPGEAAQ, from the coding sequence ATGGTGTCCGCGTCCGACGGTGTGAAGAATCCCGCGCGGACCAGCGTCTGGCTGGACCGGCGGACGCCCTCGCGCTCCCGCAGGTCCGAGTCGCCGGCCGGCCTGGACCGCAACCGGATCACCGAGGCGTCGGTACGGCTGCTGGACGCCGAGGGCCTCGCCAGGTTCTCGATGCGCCGGCTCGCCGCCGAGCTGGACGTCACCGCGATGTCCCTCTACTGGTACGTCGACACCAAGGACGACCTCCTGGAGCTGGCGCTGGACTCGGTGTACGCCGAGATCACCCCGCCCACGGAGGACGCCGACTGGCGGGTGCGGCTGCGGGAGTTCGCCCGCAGCTACCGCGAACTGCTCGTCCGCCACATCTGGATCTCCCCGCTGGCCGGGACCTTCCTCAACATCGGCCCGAACTCGATGCTGTGCTCGTACGCCGTCCAGGACATCATCCGGGCCACCGGCCTCCCGCTGGAGAGGCAGACGGGCGCGCTCTCGGCGGTCTTCCAGTTCGTGTACGGGTTCGGCACCGTCGAGGGCCACTTCAAGGCGCGGTGCGACGCGACCGGGATGACGCAGGACCAGTACCACCAGCAGGCGATGGGCACGATCCGGTCGCTGCCCCACCTGCGGCAGATCGTCGAGGCGTCCGACGCCCTGATGGCGGCCCGGGGCGGGGACACCGTCGAGGAGATGCGCGAGCGGGACTTCGTCTTCGCGCTGGACCTGCTGATCGCGGGCATCGAGGCGATGCGCGACCGGGCCTCCGCCGCGCCGGGGGAGGCCGCTCAGTAG
- a CDS encoding glycoside hydrolase family 3 protein, which produces MAENSHPGLMRLANSVLQPGFVGTTAPDWLLRRVGEGLGSVVLFGRNIETPEQVAALTASLRAENPDLIVAIDEEAGDVTRLEARDGSSWPGNLALGAIDDIDLTEQVARDIGRALREVGVSLNYAPSADVNSNPMNPVIGVRSFGPRTEVVSRHTAAWIRGLQSAGVAACAKHFPGHGDTNVDSHHGLPRAGADASAIARTALPPFIAAMEAGVRTVMTAHMLTPAYDGELPATLSQKIINDLLRDELGFTGLVVTDGIEMGAVSDRYGIAGATVKAVAGGCDAVCVGGESAEESTTVELADAIVRAVLDGTIPEERLTEAASRVQDFAAWSAKLARDAAPDGRTAGIGLVAARRAVTVHRNQDARAEFPLVGDAHVVELSPVTNLAIDGSTPWGVAGPLRALRPGTTSVRLGESELRSEKDLLDRAALAPATGRALVVVVRDAARYGWMSQALTGLLRHRPDALVVEMGVPGGDRPGAVHVTTHGATRVSGIAAAELLAGAG; this is translated from the coding sequence ATGGCAGAGAACAGCCACCCCGGACTCATGAGGCTGGCCAACTCCGTGCTCCAGCCGGGCTTCGTCGGGACCACCGCACCGGACTGGCTGCTCCGCAGGGTCGGCGAAGGCCTCGGCTCCGTCGTCCTGTTCGGGCGCAACATCGAGACGCCCGAGCAGGTCGCCGCGCTCACCGCGTCGCTGCGCGCCGAGAACCCCGACCTGATCGTCGCCATCGACGAGGAGGCGGGCGACGTCACCCGCCTCGAAGCGCGCGACGGCTCCTCCTGGCCCGGCAACCTCGCCCTCGGCGCCATCGACGACATCGACCTCACCGAGCAGGTCGCCCGCGACATCGGCCGGGCTCTGCGCGAGGTCGGCGTCTCGCTGAACTACGCGCCCAGCGCCGACGTGAACTCCAACCCGATGAACCCGGTGATCGGCGTCCGCTCCTTCGGCCCGCGCACCGAGGTCGTCTCCCGCCACACCGCCGCCTGGATCCGCGGCCTCCAGTCCGCCGGTGTCGCCGCCTGCGCCAAGCACTTCCCCGGCCACGGCGACACCAACGTCGACTCCCACCACGGTCTGCCGCGGGCCGGGGCGGACGCCTCCGCGATCGCCCGGACCGCCCTGCCGCCGTTCATCGCGGCCATGGAAGCGGGTGTCCGCACGGTCATGACCGCGCACATGCTCACCCCGGCGTACGACGGCGAGCTGCCCGCCACCCTCAGCCAGAAGATCATCAACGACCTGCTCCGCGACGAACTCGGCTTCACCGGCCTGGTCGTGACCGACGGTATCGAGATGGGCGCCGTCTCCGACCGCTACGGCATCGCGGGCGCGACCGTGAAGGCCGTGGCCGGGGGCTGCGACGCGGTGTGCGTCGGCGGCGAGAGCGCCGAGGAGTCCACCACCGTCGAGCTGGCCGACGCGATCGTGCGCGCCGTCCTGGACGGCACCATTCCCGAGGAGCGGCTGACCGAAGCGGCCTCCCGCGTACAGGACTTCGCCGCCTGGTCCGCCAAGCTGGCCCGGGACGCCGCCCCCGACGGCCGGACCGCCGGCATCGGCCTGGTGGCCGCCCGGCGCGCGGTCACCGTCCACCGCAACCAGGACGCCCGGGCCGAGTTCCCGCTCGTGGGGGACGCCCACGTGGTCGAGCTGTCCCCCGTGACGAACCTCGCCATCGACGGCTCCACCCCGTGGGGCGTGGCCGGCCCGCTGCGCGCGCTGCGGCCCGGCACCACGTCCGTACGGCTCGGCGAGTCGGAACTCCGGAGCGAGAAGGACCTGCTGGACCGGGCCGCACTCGCACCCGCCACCGGACGCGCGCTGGTCGTCGTGGTGCGCGACGCGGCCCGCTACGGCTGGATGTCGCAGGCCCTGACCGGTCTCCTGCGCCACCGCCCGGACGCGCTGGTCGTCGAGATGGGCGTGCCCGGCGGCGACCGCCCGGGGGCCGTGCACGTGACGACGCACGGCGCGACCCGGGTCTCCGGCATCGCCGCCGCCGAACTCCTGGCCGGCGCGGGCTGA
- a CDS encoding MFS transporter produces the protein MTTPAAAQRHDLAPQGHPQRWLILGVICLAQLTVLLDNTVLNVAIPSLTTELDASTADVQWMINAYSLVQSGLLLTAGSSADRYGRKRMLIVGLALFGVGSLVAGLAQSSGQLIAARAGMGVGGALLLTTTLAVVVQIFDDTERVKAIGIWSTVNSLGFAAGPLFGGFVLDHFWWGAIFLINIPVALIALAAVVRLVPEWRNARGERPDLLGALLSTIGMTAVVFAIISGPEHGWASGRVLLTAFLGVAVLAGFVLWELRIPHPMLDMHFFRNQKFIGAVAGAILVAFGMGGSLFLLTQHLQFVLGYGPLEAGLRTAPMALTVVALNLTGLGARLVGRLGTPTVIAAGMTSLAAGLAAVAVLGRGGYGGMLLGLVVMGAGIALAMPAMANAIMSAIPPEKAGVGAGVNGTLAEFGNGLGVAVLGAVMNARFAALVPAAVGAASLPAALASADGPGERELIKDAFASGLEVSQLAGAVAVLAGGLLAALLLRRAARAEAAAAKTDAVEAVDQVEKAGDRAGSTGPAA, from the coding sequence ATGACGACGCCCGCCGCCGCACAGCGGCACGACCTCGCCCCCCAGGGGCACCCGCAGCGCTGGCTGATCCTCGGCGTCATCTGCCTGGCCCAGCTCACCGTGCTGCTCGACAACACCGTCCTCAACGTCGCGATCCCCTCCCTCACCACGGAACTCGACGCCTCCACCGCCGATGTGCAGTGGATGATCAACGCCTACTCGCTCGTCCAGTCCGGGCTGCTGCTCACGGCGGGCAGCTCCGCGGACCGCTACGGGCGCAAGAGGATGCTGATCGTGGGCCTCGCCCTGTTCGGCGTCGGGTCGCTGGTGGCGGGGCTCGCACAGTCCTCGGGTCAGCTCATCGCGGCCCGCGCCGGGATGGGCGTCGGCGGTGCGCTGCTGCTCACCACCACGCTCGCCGTCGTGGTGCAGATCTTCGACGACACCGAGCGGGTCAAGGCGATCGGGATCTGGTCGACGGTGAACTCCCTCGGCTTCGCGGCGGGTCCGCTGTTCGGCGGGTTCGTCCTCGACCACTTCTGGTGGGGCGCGATCTTCCTCATCAATATTCCGGTCGCCCTGATCGCTCTGGCCGCCGTCGTCCGGCTCGTACCGGAATGGAGGAACGCCCGGGGGGAGCGGCCCGACCTGCTGGGCGCGCTGCTCTCCACGATCGGTATGACCGCGGTCGTGTTCGCGATCATCTCCGGTCCGGAGCACGGCTGGGCGTCCGGCCGGGTGCTGCTGACGGCGTTCCTCGGGGTCGCGGTGCTCGCCGGGTTCGTGCTGTGGGAGCTGCGCATCCCGCACCCGATGCTCGATATGCACTTCTTCCGGAACCAGAAGTTCATCGGCGCGGTGGCGGGGGCGATCCTGGTCGCCTTCGGGATGGGAGGTTCGCTCTTCCTGCTCACCCAGCACCTCCAGTTCGTGCTCGGCTACGGGCCGTTGGAGGCCGGTCTGCGGACCGCCCCGATGGCGCTCACCGTGGTCGCCCTCAATCTGACGGGGCTGGGCGCCCGCCTGGTCGGCAGGCTGGGCACGCCCACCGTCATCGCGGCGGGGATGACCTCCCTGGCGGCCGGCCTCGCGGCCGTCGCGGTGCTCGGGCGCGGCGGATACGGCGGGATGCTGCTCGGGCTGGTCGTGATGGGGGCGGGGATCGCGCTGGCGATGCCCGCGATGGCCAACGCCATCATGAGCGCCATTCCGCCGGAGAAGGCCGGGGTCGGCGCGGGGGTCAACGGCACGCTCGCGGAGTTCGGCAACGGGCTCGGGGTCGCGGTGCTCGGCGCGGTGATGAACGCCCGGTTCGCCGCCCTCGTACCGGCCGCCGTCGGCGCGGCCTCACTGCCCGCCGCCCTGGCGTCCGCCGACGGCCCGGGCGAGCGCGAGCTGATCAAGGACGCCTTCGCCTCGGGCCTGGAGGTGAGCCAGCTGGCCGGTGCGGTCGCGGTGCTGGCGGGCGGCCTGCTCGCCGCGCTGTTGCTGCGCCGGGCCGCGCGGGCGGAGGCGGCGGCGGCGAAGACGGATGCGGTGGAGGCGGTTGACCAGGTGGAAAAGGCCGGGGACCGGGCAGGATCGACGGGACCGGCGGCATAG
- a CDS encoding Dabb family protein has product MIRHLVLFKLNEGVERDDPRVVAGDRAFRELAGQIPELEVWECAWNITDRPIAYDYAINSAVADEDALKRYIEHPAHQAAAGQWREFATWVIADYPF; this is encoded by the coding sequence ATGATCCGCCACCTGGTCCTTTTCAAGCTCAACGAGGGCGTCGAGCGCGACGACCCGCGGGTGGTCGCCGGCGACCGGGCCTTCCGCGAGCTGGCGGGACAGATCCCCGAGCTGGAGGTCTGGGAGTGCGCCTGGAACATCACCGACCGGCCGATCGCGTACGACTACGCCATCAACTCCGCCGTCGCCGACGAGGACGCCCTCAAGCGCTACATCGAGCACCCGGCCCACCAGGCGGCCGCGGGACAGTGGCGGGAATTCGCCACTTGGGTGATCGCGGACTACCCCTTCTGA
- a CDS encoding RNA polymerase sigma factor SigF yields MPPQNVQTEDLQDVQTETPDPSVTPARARGADTRALTQVLFGQLKDLEPGSPEHRRVRAALIEANLPLVRYAAARFRSRNEPMEDVIQVGTIGLINAIDRFDPERGVQFPTFAMPTVVGEIKRYFRDNVRTVHVPRRLHELWVQVTGATEDLTTAHGRSPTTGEIAERLKISEDEVLACIEAGRSYHATSLEAAQEGDGLPGLLDRLGYEDPALAGVEHRDLVRHLLVQLPEREQRILLLRYYSNLTQSQISAELGVSQMHVSRLLARSFARLRSANRIEA; encoded by the coding sequence GTGCCTCCCCAGAACGTCCAGACCGAGGACCTCCAGGACGTCCAGACCGAGACCCCGGACCCCTCCGTCACCCCCGCCAGAGCCCGCGGCGCGGACACCCGGGCGCTCACCCAGGTCCTCTTCGGCCAGCTCAAGGACCTGGAGCCGGGCAGCCCGGAACACCGCCGGGTCCGGGCCGCCCTCATCGAGGCCAACCTCCCCCTCGTCCGGTACGCCGCGGCGCGGTTCCGCAGCCGCAACGAACCGATGGAGGACGTCATCCAGGTCGGCACCATCGGCCTGATCAACGCGATCGACCGGTTCGATCCGGAGCGCGGGGTCCAGTTCCCCACCTTCGCGATGCCCACCGTCGTCGGCGAGATCAAACGTTACTTTCGCGACAACGTGCGCACCGTCCATGTCCCCCGACGGCTGCACGAGCTCTGGGTCCAGGTCACCGGCGCCACCGAGGACCTGACGACCGCTCACGGCCGCTCCCCGACCACCGGCGAGATCGCCGAGCGGCTGAAGATCTCCGAGGACGAGGTACTGGCCTGCATCGAGGCCGGACGCTCCTACCACGCGACCTCGCTGGAGGCGGCCCAGGAGGGCGACGGACTGCCCGGCCTCCTCGACCGGCTCGGCTACGAGGACCCCGCGCTCGCGGGCGTCGAGCACCGCGACCTCGTACGCCACCTCCTCGTCCAACTCCCCGAGCGCGAGCAGCGCATCCTTCTCCTGCGCTACTACAGCAACTTGACGCAGTCCCAGATCAGCGCGGAGCTGGGCGTCTCGCAGATGCACGTGTCAAGGCTCCTGGCCCGAAGTTTCGCCCGACTGAGATCCGCAAACAGGATCGAGGCGTAA
- a CDS encoding formylglycine-generating enzyme family protein produces the protein MQIAPVDWVEIPAGVLRRGTPADDIALVAERYAGTRVPEAWYRKEAPSAELRVPAFRIARTQVTAGQWALFAAATGRPAPRGPEDHPVIGVSWDEASAYCRWLGERTGDPGVRLPTEDEWERAARGDDGREFPWGDEYRTGLANLVDLGLGTTTPVGSFPEGASPFGVLDMAGNADEWTSTLYAPYPGAPADVPQVEDWAFDPHITRGGAFRHDVDLARCARRHGAYEKDLAAIGVGFRLAASARVAG, from the coding sequence ATGCAGATCGCACCGGTGGACTGGGTGGAGATTCCGGCCGGAGTGCTCCGGCGGGGCACCCCGGCCGATGACATCGCGCTGGTGGCCGAGCGCTATGCCGGCACCCGGGTGCCGGAGGCGTGGTACCGCAAGGAGGCTCCGAGCGCCGAGCTCCGCGTCCCCGCCTTCCGGATCGCCCGTACCCAGGTCACCGCCGGTCAGTGGGCCCTCTTCGCCGCCGCCACCGGCAGGCCCGCTCCCCGGGGCCCCGAGGACCATCCGGTCATCGGCGTGAGCTGGGACGAGGCGAGCGCCTACTGCCGCTGGCTGGGCGAGCGGACCGGTGACCCGGGCGTCCGGCTGCCCACGGAGGACGAGTGGGAGCGGGCCGCACGCGGGGACGACGGCCGGGAGTTCCCCTGGGGCGACGAGTACCGCACGGGGCTGGCCAACCTGGTGGACCTCGGCCTCGGCACGACCACCCCGGTCGGCTCGTTCCCCGAGGGGGCCAGCCCCTTCGGCGTCCTGGACATGGCGGGCAACGCCGACGAGTGGACCTCCACGCTGTACGCCCCCTACCCCGGCGCCCCCGCGGACGTGCCGCAGGTCGAGGACTGGGCCTTCGACCCCCACATCACCCGCGGCGGCGCGTTCCGCCACGACGTGGACCTGGCCCGCTGCGCCCGCCGCCACGGCGCCTACGAGAAGGACCTGGCCGCCATCGGAGTCGGTTTCCGCCTGGCGGCGTCGGCCCGCGTCGCCGGGTAG
- a CDS encoding serine hydrolase domain-containing protein — protein sequence MNPSNKPRDLRALLDAHIAEGAMPGAVALVARGDRVEVVAAGTAGLAGSAPIRRDSLFRIASITKPIVAAAAMTLVEDGLIAPADPVAAWLPELSSPLVVRTPRSPVDDVVSAVRPITLLDLLTFRAGYGFPSDFSLPAVAPLFAELKQGPPQPQAVPAPDAWMTALSRIPLLHQPGDGWLYNTCADILGVLIARVADRPLPAYLAERLFGPLGMTDTGFAVEPAALDRFTSYYRAGAAGPDGKPGAPELVDGPDGQWSGPPAFPSGAGGLVSTADDWCAFGRMLLAGGLADDGRRVLTAESVRQMLTDHLTPEQRAASGLFTEGQGWGFGGAVDVEITAPWNVLGRYGWVGGTGTTAHVIPATGTVAVLLSQMEMSGPTAPGVMRDFWTYAAGF from the coding sequence ATGAACCCCTCGAACAAACCGCGCGATCTGCGGGCACTTCTCGACGCCCACATCGCCGAGGGAGCGATGCCGGGCGCGGTGGCCCTGGTCGCCCGGGGCGACCGGGTCGAGGTCGTGGCAGCCGGTACGGCGGGCCTCGCCGGTTCCGCGCCGATACGGCGGGACTCGCTCTTCCGCATCGCCTCGATCACCAAGCCGATCGTGGCGGCTGCCGCCATGACGCTCGTCGAGGACGGCCTGATCGCCCCCGCGGACCCGGTCGCGGCGTGGCTGCCCGAGCTGTCCTCGCCGCTGGTCGTGCGGACCCCGCGGAGCCCGGTCGACGACGTGGTGTCGGCGGTCCGTCCGATCACCCTCCTGGACCTGCTGACCTTCCGCGCCGGGTACGGCTTCCCGTCCGACTTCTCGCTCCCGGCCGTCGCCCCGCTGTTCGCCGAGCTGAAACAGGGCCCTCCGCAGCCGCAGGCCGTACCCGCGCCGGACGCCTGGATGACCGCGCTGTCCCGTATCCCGCTGCTCCACCAGCCGGGCGACGGCTGGCTCTACAACACGTGCGCCGACATCCTCGGGGTCCTCATCGCCCGGGTCGCCGACCGCCCGCTGCCCGCCTACCTGGCGGAGCGGCTCTTCGGCCCCCTCGGGATGACGGACACCGGGTTCGCCGTGGAGCCCGCCGCGCTGGACCGGTTCACCAGCTATTACCGGGCCGGGGCGGCGGGGCCGGACGGGAAGCCGGGCGCGCCCGAGCTGGTGGACGGCCCCGACGGGCAGTGGAGCGGCCCGCCCGCCTTCCCGTCCGGCGCCGGGGGCCTCGTCTCGACCGCCGACGACTGGTGCGCCTTCGGCCGGATGCTGCTCGCCGGGGGCCTGGCGGACGACGGCCGCCGGGTGCTGACCGCCGAGTCGGTCCGCCAGATGCTCACCGACCACCTGACCCCGGAGCAGCGCGCCGCGAGCGGACTGTTCACGGAGGGCCAGGGCTGGGGGTTCGGCGGCGCGGTGGACGTCGAGATCACGGCCCCGTGGAACGTCCTGGGCCGCTACGGCTGGGTCGGCGGCACCGGAACCACGGCCCACGTCATCCCCGCCACGGGCACGGTCGCCGTCCTGCTCTCCCAGATGGAGATGAGCGGACCCACCGCACCCGGGGTGATGCGGGACTTCTGGACGTACGCGGCTGGGTTCTGA
- a CDS encoding NAD(P)-dependent oxidoreductase, which translates to MTGDAHRALARARLLVAPALNASLVGELERITGRSAEPLTDVPPPPGAPLLCVGDALPEALRTERLLWFHSVNAGTDSLLSAGHWPAGALLTRTVGRMGERIAQYVLAWVLAECQSVPEFTAQHARAQWQRLPSELAAGQTALIYGTGRIGTAVGRLLQACGVHTVGVARTPRPAAGFDRVIGADADREALGAARWVVSTLPLTEATEGFFGAYRFGAVRGATFVGVGRGATVDLGALEEALRGGGVRGAVLDVLPEEPAAPGDPVWRLPRTVITSHSAGITADEDVAVDFAACWQAVAAGRRPASAVDVGRGY; encoded by the coding sequence GTGACGGGGGACGCCCACCGGGCCCTCGCGCGTGCGCGCCTCCTGGTCGCGCCCGCCCTGAACGCCTCCCTGGTAGGGGAGTTGGAGCGGATCACCGGCCGGAGCGCGGAGCCCCTGACCGACGTACCGCCACCGCCCGGCGCCCCGCTGCTGTGCGTGGGGGACGCACTGCCCGAGGCGCTGCGGACGGAGCGGCTGCTGTGGTTCCACAGCGTCAACGCCGGTACGGACTCCCTCCTTTCGGCGGGGCACTGGCCCGCCGGGGCACTGCTGACCCGGACCGTGGGCCGGATGGGCGAGCGGATCGCCCAGTACGTCCTGGCCTGGGTGCTCGCCGAGTGCCAGTCCGTACCGGAGTTCACCGCCCAGCACGCCCGCGCGCAGTGGCAGCGGCTCCCCTCGGAGCTCGCCGCCGGGCAGACCGCGCTGATCTACGGCACCGGCCGGATCGGTACGGCCGTCGGACGGCTGTTGCAGGCCTGCGGAGTGCACACGGTGGGCGTCGCCCGCACGCCGCGGCCCGCGGCGGGCTTCGACCGGGTGATCGGGGCCGACGCGGACCGGGAGGCGCTGGGCGCGGCGCGGTGGGTGGTCTCCACGCTCCCGTTGACCGAGGCGACGGAGGGCTTCTTCGGGGCCTACCGGTTCGGCGCGGTGCGGGGTGCGACGTTCGTCGGCGTGGGGCGGGGCGCGACGGTGGACCTGGGGGCGCTGGAGGAGGCGCTGCGGGGCGGCGGGGTACGGGGGGCCGTGCTGGACGTGCTGCCCGAGGAACCGGCCGCACCCGGCGACCCGGTCTGGCGGCTGCCCCGTACGGTGATCACCTCGCACTCCGCGGGGATCACCGCCGACGAGGACGTGGCCGTGGACTTCGCCGCGTGCTGGCAGGCCGTGGCGGCGGGCCGCCGCCCGGCGTCGGCGGTGGACGTGGGGCGCGGCTACTGA
- a CDS encoding endonuclease/exonuclease/phosphatase family protein encodes MSSRPRRRTMQLLAAAALLGTTLTQTPAAASETVPDAVPLRVATYNIHAGATMEHVFDLDGQVAELRSLDADVIGLQEVDRHWGARSQWRDLAGELARRLNMYVSFAPIYSLDPAEPGGPRAEYGVAILSRHRILAAENHEITRLSTQDPNPVPAPAPGFGEVVVRVRGLPVHVYATHLDHRPDPAVRVAQVADTRRIMAEDRGPRILLGDLNAEPGAPELAPLWRELTDADPGAPTFPARDPVKRIDYVAVSRAAQVRRAWVPESEASDHRPVVADLVLRRTER; translated from the coding sequence ATGTCATCCCGCCCCCGTCGCCGTACGATGCAACTCCTGGCGGCGGCAGCACTGTTGGGCACGACACTCACGCAGACACCGGCCGCCGCATCCGAGACCGTCCCCGACGCCGTGCCGCTGCGCGTCGCCACGTACAACATCCACGCCGGGGCGACCATGGAACACGTCTTCGACCTGGACGGCCAGGTGGCCGAACTTCGGTCGCTGGACGCGGATGTGATCGGACTTCAGGAGGTCGATCGGCACTGGGGCGCACGCAGCCAGTGGCGTGACCTCGCGGGCGAGCTGGCCCGGCGGCTGAACATGTACGTGTCCTTCGCGCCGATCTACAGCCTTGACCCGGCCGAGCCGGGCGGCCCGCGCGCGGAGTACGGGGTGGCGATCCTCTCCCGGCACCGCATCCTGGCCGCCGAGAACCACGAGATCACCCGCCTCTCGACCCAGGACCCGAACCCGGTCCCGGCCCCGGCCCCGGGGTTCGGCGAGGTCGTCGTGCGGGTGCGGGGCCTGCCCGTCCACGTGTACGCGACCCACCTCGACCACCGCCCGGACCCCGCCGTACGCGTCGCCCAGGTCGCCGACACCCGGCGGATCATGGCCGAGGACCGGGGCCCGCGCATCCTCCTCGGCGACCTCAACGCGGAGCCGGGCGCCCCGGAGCTGGCCCCGCTGTGGAGGGAGCTGACGGACGCCGACCCGGGCGCGCCGACCTTCCCCGCGCGGGACCCGGTCAAGCGGATCGACTACGTGGCGGTGTCGAGGGCTGCCCAGGTGCGGCGTGCGTGGGTGCCGGAGAGCGAGGCCTCGGACCACCGGCCGGTGGTGGCGGACCTGGTGCTGCGGAGGACGGAGCGATGA
- a CDS encoding MarR family winged helix-turn-helix transcriptional regulator, producing MAARSSYEELARQLSAVGAVKRGLTRALPPECPGGSAAVLTLLDRHGEMRISRLAELLAVDMSVTSRHVAHVAEHGWIERSPDPADKRSRILRLTPDGRAQLDELSGRVTEMFARNLADWSDDDVGQLNALLSRLRDSFACRGSDGCAPGSHTGGCRTRTGTHTRTPV from the coding sequence GTGGCCGCACGGAGTAGTTACGAGGAACTGGCCCGGCAGCTCAGCGCCGTCGGGGCCGTCAAACGGGGGCTCACCCGCGCGCTGCCCCCCGAGTGTCCCGGCGGTTCGGCCGCCGTACTGACGCTCCTGGACCGGCACGGCGAGATGCGGATCAGCAGGCTCGCCGAGCTGCTGGCCGTGGACATGTCGGTGACCAGCCGCCATGTGGCCCATGTGGCCGAGCACGGCTGGATCGAACGGTCCCCGGACCCGGCGGACAAGCGGTCCCGCATCCTGCGGCTGACCCCCGACGGGCGCGCTCAGCTCGACGAGCTGAGCGGGCGGGTCACCGAGATGTTCGCCCGGAACCTCGCGGACTGGTCCGACGACGACGTCGGACAGCTGAACGCGCTGCTGTCCCGGCTGCGCGACAGCTTCGCCTGCCGCGGGTCGGACGGCTGCGCCCCCGGAAGCCACACCGGAGGGTGCCGCACCCGTACCGGCACTCACACCCGTACACCTGTGTAA
- a CDS encoding RNA polymerase sigma factor SigF, translating into MSAEQGSSKVLTLTKSVPAPAVLTSSPEAIDTRTLSRSLFLRLAALGPASGPEGTDSPERTYVRDTLIELNLPLVRYAAARFRSRNEPMEDIVQVGTIGLIKAIDRFDCERGVEFPTFAMPTVVGEIKRFFRDTSWSVRVPRRLQELRLALTKTSDELAQKLDRSPTVPELARALGVSEEDVVDGLAVGNAYTASSLDSPSPEDDGGEGSLADRLGYEDSALEGVEYRESLKPLLAKLAPRERQIIMLRFFANMTQSQIGEEVGISQMHVSRLLTRTLAQLREGLIAD; encoded by the coding sequence ATGTCCGCAGAACAGGGCAGCTCGAAGGTGCTCACGCTCACGAAGAGCGTGCCGGCACCCGCCGTGCTCACCAGCTCGCCGGAAGCCATCGACACCCGCACTCTCTCCCGCTCCCTGTTCCTGCGGCTCGCCGCGCTCGGTCCCGCCTCGGGTCCCGAGGGAACGGACAGCCCGGAGCGGACCTATGTGCGGGACACACTGATCGAGCTCAACCTCCCGCTGGTGCGTTACGCCGCGGCGCGGTTCCGGAGCCGCAACGAACCGATGGAGGACATCGTCCAGGTCGGCACGATCGGCCTGATCAAGGCGATCGACCGGTTCGACTGCGAACGGGGCGTGGAGTTCCCCACGTTCGCGATGCCCACCGTCGTCGGCGAGATCAAGCGCTTCTTCCGCGACACCTCCTGGTCGGTCCGGGTCCCCCGGCGCCTCCAGGAGCTGCGGCTCGCGCTGACCAAGACCAGCGACGAGCTCGCCCAGAAGCTCGACCGCTCGCCGACCGTCCCGGAGCTCGCCCGCGCGCTCGGGGTCTCCGAGGAGGACGTGGTCGACGGTCTCGCCGTGGGCAACGCGTACACCGCCTCCTCGCTCGACTCCCCCTCGCCCGAGGACGACGGCGGCGAGGGCTCACTCGCCGACCGCCTCGGGTACGAGGACTCGGCGCTGGAGGGCGTGGAGTACCGCGAGTCGCTGAAGCCGCTGCTGGCCAAACTGGCCCCGCGCGAGCGCCAGATCATCATGCTGCGGTTCTTCGCGAACATGACGCAGTCGCAGATCGGCGAGGAGGTCGGCATCTCCCAGATGCACGTCTCCCGGCTGCTGACCCGTACGCTCGCGCAGCTCAGGGAAGGACTCATCGCCGACTGA